Proteins from a single region of Hordeum vulgare subsp. vulgare chromosome 6H, MorexV3_pseudomolecules_assembly, whole genome shotgun sequence:
- the LOC123402895 gene encoding aquaporin PIP1-1-like, giving the protein MEGKEEDVRLGANRYSEHQPIGTAAQGGGADEKDYKEPPPAPFFEAGELTSWSFYRAGIAEFLATFLFLYISVLTVMGVVGNPSGSKCGTVGIQGIAWSFGGMIFVLVYCTAGISGGHINPAVTFGLFLARKLSLTRAVFYIVMQCLGAICGAGVVKGFQTTLYQGNGGGANSVAAGYTKGDGLGAEIVGTFVLVYTVFSATDAKRSARDSHVPILAPLPIGFAVFLVHLATIPITGTGINPARSLGAAIIYNKKQAWDDHWIFWVGPFIGAALAAIYHVVVIRAIPFKSRG; this is encoded by the exons ATGGAGGGCAAGGAGGAGGACGTGCGCCTGGGCGCGAACCGCTACTCGGAGCACCAGCCCATCGGCAcggcggcgcagggcggcggaGCCGACGAGAAGGACTACAAGGAGCCGCCCCCGGCCCCCTTCTTCGAGGCCGGGGAGCTCACCTCCTGGTCCTTCTACCGGGCCGGCATCGCCGAGTTCCTGGCCACCTTCCTCTTCCTCTACATCTCGGTGCTCACCGTGATGGGCGTGGTCGGCAACCCGTCGGGGTCCAAGTGCGGCACCGTGGGCATCCAGGGCATCGCGTGGAGCTTCGGCGGCATGATCTTCGTGCTCGTCTACTGCACCGCCGGCATCTCCGGCGGCCACATCAACCCGGCggtcaccttcgggctgttcttGGCCAGGAAGCTGTCGCTCACCAGGGCCGTCTTCTACATCGTGATGCAGTGCCTCGGGGCCATATGCGgcgccggcgtggtgaaggggtTCCAGACCACGCTGTACCAGGGCAACGGCGGCGGCGCCAACTCCGTCGCTGCCGGGTACACCAAGGGGGATGGGTTGGGCGCCGAGATCGTCGGCACGTTCGTGCTGGTGTACACCGTCTTCTCCGCCACCGACGCCAAGCGCAGCGCCAGAGACTCCCACGTCCCC ATTTTGGCGCCGCTGCCGATCGGGTTCGCGGTGTTCCTGGTGCACCTGGCGACGATCCCCATCACGGGCACCGGCATCAACCCGGCGAGGTCCCTCGGCGCCGCCATCATCTACAACAAGAAGCAGGCGTGGGACGACCAC TGGATCTTCTGGGTGGGACCGTTCATCGGCGCGGCGCTGGCGGCGATCTACCACGTGGTGGTGATCAGGGCGATCCCCTTCAAGAGCCGCGGCTAG